The proteins below are encoded in one region of Saccopteryx leptura isolate mSacLep1 chromosome 1, mSacLep1_pri_phased_curated, whole genome shotgun sequence:
- the NKX3-1 gene encoding homeobox protein Nkx-3.1 has protein sequence MLRAPEPQPREEGAATRTKPLTSFLIQDILRDRTAQRGGHGGSPHLRPSPPSPHPRGARRPAEPEPPGGRGGAGAQGDEPSPWAGAAPGEAESRAETEPDRHKEAYLLDCDNALGTSPNLPQAPKQPQKRSRAAFSHTQVIELERKFSHQKYLSAPERAHLAKNLKLTETQVKIWFQNRRYKTKRKQLTSDLGVLEKHSPLPALTEEGLSRASLLPMYSSYPHYPYLCCLGGWSPAFW, from the exons ATGCTCCGGGCTCCCGAGCCCCagcccagggaggagggggcggCCACGCGTACCAAGCCGCTCACCTCCTTCCTCATCCAGGACATCCTGAGGGACCGCACGGCGCAGCGCGGCGGCCACGGCGGCAGCCCGCACCTCCGGCCCTCGCCTCCGTCCCCTCACCCGCGGGGCGCACGACGACCTGCAGAGCCGGAGCCCCCGGGGGGAAGAGGCGGCGCTGGTGCTCAGGGTGACGAGCCGAGCCCTTGGGCCGGCGCCGCGCCCGGGGAGGCCGAGTCGCGGGCGGAGACCGAGCCAG ATAGGCACAAGGAGGCTTATCTGTTGGACTGTGACAACGCCTTAGGCACCTCACCAAACCTTCCCCAAGCCCCCAAACAGCCACAGAAGCGATCTCGGGCGGCCTTCTCCCACACACAGGTCATCGAGTTAGAGAGGAAGTTCAGCCACCAGAAGTATCTGTCAGCCCCTGAAAGGGCTCACCTGGCCAAGAACCTCAAGCTCACGGAGACGCAAGTGAAAATATGGTTCCAGAACAGACGCTATAAAACCAAGCGAAAGCAGCTCACCTCGGACCTGGGTGTCCTGGAGAAGCACTCCCCCTTGCCAGCCCTGACGGAGGAGGGCCTCTCCcgagcctccctcctccccatgtACAGCAGCTACCCTCACTACCCCTACCTGTGCTGCCTGGGAGGTTGGAGCCCAGCCTTCTGGTAA